The Peptacetobacter hiranonis DNA window AAGCTTATGGAAAGAGTTATAACTACTCTATCAGCGACAATTCTGCAAGCGCCCCACATCTTCTAAATGTGTTACTCTAACATAGTGGGGCGCTGAAGTCTGGAGCCGATGAGTAGTTATACTCTTTCCCTTATGCATTTTCTAGATCTACTTCTATTTCCACCTCAGTGTTTAGTTTTTCTATTAGTTGAGATAGTTCATTTAGTTTATTTTCTAAATCAAGTGACTCTATTTCTTCTTCAAACATTTCAATATTTGGATTTCCGTATTCTATCACACCTAAGTTTGGCTCTAGGCTGATTCTTGAATCATGAATCATTACCTCTAATAGACTTAAATACTGTCTACCTGTTTTTGCCTCTATTAATAAATCATTTAATGTCTTGCCTTCATAAACGACCTTATTGTTTCCTGCATGGATAGCTTTCTTTAGATTTACGATATCTTTTAGTAATGCTTTATATTCTTTAAATCTGTCTATATTTTTTTCTACCAATTCCTGACTTACAACAGATTCACCATCTTTTTTTAGTGGTATATCCCTACAAGAGCCATAAAACTGCTGTTTTAGTTTAGCTTCCTTCTTTTGTAAGTTTGATAGCATAAATATAGCTTGTTGCATAGTTATCTTCTTTATCATATACAACACCTCCGTTTGAAGGAAATTATATCACAATGGAAACGCTTTTACAATAAATGGTTCATAATAGATTATATTTAAACAATAAAAAACCCCTATACTTTTAGGAGTTGGCATACGATTATAGTACAGGAGTTTTAGGTTAAGATTTATGTTTGAAATTTTGATTATGCTTTTTTAAAATTATTTTTTTACTCTTGTCGTATTTATACTGTCTATTTTTAAATCATCGTTATATCCTTTGTTGACTAGGATATTTTTGACAGCTGAGTACAGCTCGCAACAGTTTATACTTACTACTTCTCCATTTTGAAGAGTTACGCTGCAATCACCACACTCTACATTATCGTCAGCATTAGCAAAAGTAAATTTTTCATTTTCATCTATTATCCCAGCTTCTTGAAGGATTTTTATAAATCTATAAACAGTTGCTAATCCAATAGATCTGTCCTTTTTTCTAACGTTATAATATACTTCTTTTATCATAAGAGTTTCATTGCTTAAAATAGTATCCAGGATTAATCTTCTTTG harbors:
- a CDS encoding Fur family transcriptional regulator, producing MLKNNGKIDFNNKNEVKNQIVEELKSKGHRITFQRRLILDTILSNETLMIKEVYYNVRKKDRSIGLATVYRFIKILQEAGIIDENEKFTFANADDNVECGDCSVTLQNGEVVSINCCELYSAVKNILVNKGYNDDLKIDSINTTRVKK